The Aminithiophilus ramosus genome contains a region encoding:
- the meaB gene encoding methylmalonyl Co-A mutase-associated GTPase MeaB — MTGATRPEWTPEGAGSEFACRVMAGVDGEETRRRPLASGPKRLTVDDYVAGILAGERMILSRAITLIESNAPKHFDQGQEIVQKILPHAGRSLRIGITGVPGVGKSTTIEALGCHLCDEGKKVAVLAVDPSSSLSRGSILGDKTRMEQLSRRPEAFIRPSPSGGTLGGVTRKSRETLLLCEAAGYDVILVETVGVGQGETTVRSMVDHFLLLVLTGAGDDLQGIKKGILELADSIWVNKADGANRQRALATRADYDQILHYIRPATPGWSTRAQVCSALTGEGIAQIWQTASEFRRVVAASGLLEKRRSQQTLAWVRSMTEEHLRNRIARNGALAEATELLERKVSSGELAPTLAAREIIAVMEKTLFLST, encoded by the coding sequence ATGACGGGCGCCACCAGGCCCGAGTGGACGCCTGAAGGCGCCGGTAGCGAGTTCGCCTGTCGCGTCATGGCCGGCGTCGACGGCGAGGAGACGAGACGACGTCCCCTCGCCTCGGGACCCAAGAGACTGACCGTCGACGACTACGTCGCGGGAATCCTCGCCGGAGAGCGCATGATCCTTTCCCGGGCCATCACCCTCATCGAGAGCAACGCCCCGAAGCATTTCGACCAGGGGCAGGAGATCGTCCAGAAGATCCTCCCCCACGCGGGACGGTCCCTGCGGATCGGCATCACGGGCGTTCCCGGCGTGGGCAAGAGCACCACCATCGAAGCCCTGGGCTGCCACCTCTGCGACGAGGGGAAGAAGGTGGCCGTCCTGGCCGTCGATCCCAGCAGCAGCCTCTCGCGGGGAAGCATCCTGGGCGACAAGACCCGGATGGAGCAACTCTCGCGCCGCCCCGAGGCCTTCATCCGCCCCTCCCCTTCCGGGGGAACTCTGGGCGGCGTCACCCGCAAGAGCCGGGAGACGCTCCTTCTCTGCGAGGCCGCCGGCTACGACGTCATCCTCGTCGAGACCGTCGGCGTCGGCCAGGGAGAGACGACGGTCCGCTCCATGGTGGACCACTTCCTTCTCCTCGTCCTCACCGGCGCCGGCGACGATCTTCAGGGCATCAAGAAGGGAATCCTCGAGCTGGCCGACTCGATCTGGGTCAACAAGGCCGACGGAGCCAACAGGCAGAGGGCTCTGGCCACGCGGGCCGACTACGACCAGATTCTCCACTACATCCGGCCCGCCACGCCGGGATGGTCGACGCGGGCCCAGGTCTGCTCGGCCCTCACCGGCGAGGGGATCGCCCAGATCTGGCAGACGGCGTCGGAATTCCGCCGCGTCGTCGCCGCATCGGGCCTTCTCGAAAAAAGACGCAGCCAGCAGACGCTGGCCTGGGTCCGATCCATGACGGAAGAACACCTCCGCAACCGCATCGCCCGAAACGGCGCCCTCGCCGAGGCCACGGAGCTTCTGGAACGGAAGGTCTCCTCGGGAGAACTCGCTCCGACTCTGGCGGCCAGGGAGATCATCGCCGTCATGGAGAAAACGCTCTTTCTCTCCACGTAA
- a CDS encoding Rossmann-like domain-containing protein, with the protein MEENRCNGAKPFVERPERALSGEERLLIERLIASMTFPDDPVDEVILGPKQIVVRSGDRAALATTLGSSSQKGLSRVESVKGRSLGDVASLLYDDLLLNRSLASAALNAALAPPVGDESPNALDLIVDRGRGRDVAVVGDFPFTDRLRQEARRLYLLELKDVPDRLDPAKWDEALASCDVAAITGTALLTRSLAHYLRMSSQAYRILLGATVPLSPVLLDLYGVDVLAGSVVVDIEATCRGVESGLSIARLHRSRCLRFCNMTKGQKA; encoded by the coding sequence ATGGAAGAGAATCGGTGCAACGGCGCCAAGCCCTTCGTCGAAAGGCCCGAGAGGGCTCTGAGCGGCGAGGAGCGCCTTCTTATCGAGCGCCTCATCGCCTCCATGACCTTCCCGGACGATCCCGTCGACGAGGTGATTCTGGGTCCCAAACAGATCGTCGTCAGATCGGGCGATCGGGCCGCTCTGGCGACGACGCTGGGAAGTTCGTCCCAGAAGGGGCTCTCTCGGGTGGAATCGGTGAAGGGAAGGTCTCTCGGGGATGTGGCCTCTCTGCTCTACGACGATCTGCTTTTGAATCGAAGCCTGGCCTCTGCCGCTCTCAATGCCGCCTTGGCCCCTCCCGTCGGAGACGAGAGCCCGAACGCGCTGGATCTGATCGTCGATCGAGGCCGGGGGCGGGATGTGGCCGTCGTGGGCGATTTCCCCTTTACGGATCGGCTTCGTCAGGAGGCACGCCGTCTTTATCTGTTGGAGCTGAAGGACGTGCCCGATCGCCTCGATCCGGCAAAGTGGGATGAAGCCCTGGCGTCGTGCGATGTGGCGGCGATCACCGGCACGGCCCTGCTCACCCGTTCCCTGGCCCATTATCTGAGAATGTCGTCCCAGGCGTACCGCATCCTTCTGGGGGCGACGGTTCCCCTCTCTCCTGTCCTTCTGGATCTTTACGGCGTCGATGTCCTCGCCGGGAGTGTCGTCGTCGATATCGAGGCAACCTGTCGCGGCGTCGAGTCCGGACTGAGCATTGCCCGGCTCCATCGTTCCCGTTGCCTTCGTTTCTGCAACATGACGAAGGGGCAGAAGGCGTAA
- a CDS encoding GntR family transcriptional regulator, with protein sequence MNDLSLNAEERAYRSIIELILSGHYRPGDFLLELDLAPRLDMSRTPVSRALSRLVTEGFLNRMAKKGCYIPLPTPEDAEEVFSARKAVEGQAAARAARLATKEDIALLERIVAEDNEAVRRRQKERFARINEDFHFAIARASHNAYLEKWIRNIFWRANIYIFYFDSFYRQRENEIPPQKTPLQHATIIEAIASGDAEGAARAMTDHIDHTYQVLGR encoded by the coding sequence TTGAACGACCTGTCCCTCAACGCCGAAGAGCGGGCCTACCGCTCCATCATCGAGCTGATCCTCTCCGGCCACTACCGACCGGGTGACTTTCTCCTCGAACTGGACCTGGCTCCCCGCCTCGACATGAGCCGCACCCCCGTGAGCCGCGCCCTGAGCCGTCTCGTCACCGAGGGATTCCTCAACCGCATGGCGAAAAAGGGCTGCTACATCCCCCTGCCGACGCCGGAGGACGCCGAGGAAGTCTTTTCCGCCCGGAAGGCCGTCGAGGGCCAGGCCGCCGCGCGCGCCGCAAGGCTGGCGACGAAAGAGGACATCGCGTTGCTGGAACGCATCGTCGCCGAGGACAACGAGGCCGTCCGCAGAAGGCAGAAGGAACGCTTCGCCCGCATCAACGAGGACTTCCACTTCGCCATCGCCCGGGCCAGCCACAACGCCTACCTGGAAAAGTGGATCCGCAACATCTTCTGGCGCGCCAACATCTACATCTTCTACTTCGACAGCTTCTACCGACAGAGGGAAAACGAGATTCCTCCCCAGAAGACACCCCTTCAGCATGCCACCATCATCGAGGCCATCGCCTCCGGCGACGCCGAAGGAGCCGCTCGGGCCATGACGGACCACATCGACCACACGTACCAGGTTCTGGGGCGATAG